Below is a genomic region from Flammeovirgaceae bacterium SG7u.111.
CTTCAAAAATATTCCAAGCTCGTACTACCTTTCCTTCTGTATCGAACTCGATAACCGAAGGAGCCGGTGCGCAACATTCTTTTTGCGGTGAATTGCCCGATGCTCCTAGCTCTCTTCCATCTAGTGAATTAGGTCTTTGGAGTATCCATACATGGTCATTTTTGTCAATGGTAAGGCCAGGTACTTCTCCTAGAATCCAGCTATTGGGCAATTGCTGCGGCCAGGAAACATCTACGTTGAAGTTGGTTGCCGTAAGCGAATCAAATGAAGGAGGAGCTGCTTGCGGCTGGTTACTCCTAACGTCGGAGCAAGATGAAATACTGAATATAGCCAATATGCTGGCTATTGCTAGCGTGCAAATTTTTTTCATGGTTGATGTTTTTAGATTAAATTAATTACACTAGTAAAAAGGGGTGGTTAACCGCTAATTGGGAAATGTTGTCTTCGACAAACATTTGGAAGGAAGGTGAATTCAGATTGATGTTGGGGCAAAGCTAAGCATAATTTGCCTGAAAACAAGTTCTGCTTGTTCTCAGGCATAGGGCAATAAAAAGGGTAGGTAATAATCAGGTTGTTCTTGTACCTTAATCCTTTACCATTCTAAACCCAAAATACTCCTCGTATTCTTCTTTGTCGATTAGCTTACGAGCAGCGGGGCGGAAATCGTTTATGCCTGAGCGAAGGCTTCCTCCTTTCATTACTGCTTTAAGCCCATCGCCAGAACTGTCGCTACACCATTCTGCTACGTTGCCAGAAATGTGGAACAAGCCTAGTTCGTTGGGCTGGAAGCGTGGGTCATCGACTTGGGTAAGTTTCGATTCTGCTCCTTGCGACCATATTATTTTTCGTTTATCGCTAGTGCCGCCGTAGGTAAGGTTGCGGCTGCTAGTTCCCCCTTTGGCGTAGAATTCCCATTCCTCTTCGGAGGGTAGCCTGCCACCAGCCCACTTGCAATAAGCGGAGGCTCCATACCAGCTCACAAATGAAACGGGCTTGCTTTCTGCTCCAGAAACTACTTTATACACTCCTCCCGAATAGCTGATGCCTTGGTCATCTTGGAACCTTGGATGGAGGTTTATCCAAAATTCAGACTTGCTGAGAGATGTTTTGGTAGCATTGAGGAAGTTGGCATATTCGGCATTGGTAATTTCATATGCACCTATTTTCAAACTCTCTATGCCTTCTCCTCCTTCTACAGAAACCATGTTTTTTGGATTGGTTAAGCAGTTGTGCAAGCAGTTTCCTCTAGTGTCTATCAGTTTTTCAGTTCCATTTTCCACTACTTTTGCAGTGAATGTAGTTGGGAGAGGGCTGTCGAGCAATTGGGGTACATATTCTTCGGTATGCTCTGTAAAGTTGGTGGCTACTTCGTATTTGCAAGGGATTATTAAGGTCAGGTCTCTGTTTACATAGCCCCATTTCCCCTCTTGTTTTACCAATAATAAACCTGCTGAAAATGCCCTTCCGGTTTCGGGGTACTTTTCTCGTGCTTTTGCTATTAGCATATTTAAGCGCAACTCATCGCAATTGTTGAGGCAGGTATTGTTGCTGCTTATGTAGAAGGTTGTGTTGTATTGGCGGACTTTGGCTGAGTCGCCGGCAAAGTTATCGGCAAGGTCGTAGACGAAGGGGATAACTTCATTTCCATTTGTATCAATATAGCCCCATTTTCCATTGACCCTTACTCGTGCTTTTCCCTCACTAAACTTCCCTGCTGCATCGTAAATGGCTTTTATCACCAGCGTTTTTTCTTCATCTAGGTAGCCCCATTTTTCACCTCTTTTCACCAAAGCTCTTCCGTTGAAGTGTTCTCCAACGGCGTTGCTGTTTCCTTGGATAGCAATGGTTTGTTCCTCTTGCTCTTTAATTTCGGTTGTAATCATCACTTCCGAAATGGAGTCGGTAATGTTGAGTAATTGCCTGATAAGGCTTTCGTTTCGTTGGCTTGTAGGTTTTTTAAACTCCGCATTGAGCTGGGTCTGGATTACCTGTAGCGAATCGAACCGTTGCTTTTGAGCCTCAAGGTCTAGCTGCCTTCTGAGGGCGGCATCTTTTGCTTCGTAGGCTTCAATTTTTAATGATTCTGATTTTTTATTGAGCTTTACCAAATAAAAAGTAAGGGCAACGGAGGCGAGTAGAAAGACGCTCATGAGAATGACAATTGTCCGCAAAAATGCGAGCCTGCGCTTCCCTCTTTTTTGGATATCGTCGAGGTGTTCTTTGCATTCTTCTATAAAGCTGATCATCAGCTCAGTGGGCTGAGGTTCCTTTTTGCTGTCGGTCGCCTCCTTCATCCAGCTATCTGCCAATATAAATTCGCTACCCCTGAGGAGCAGGGCTTCGTCGTGATCTTTCAGTTCCCAGTCCAATGCTTTTCGGCTGATTCGGGTATGTTGGCGCAAGTAATCGCGGTCGGTATCGAGGGTGCGCATCAGCTCGCTGAACCGCTCGGAATATTCGGCTTGAGTAACTTCAAAGTCTATCCAGTTGAGGCGGGCAAGGTCGGGATGCATTTCCGAAGTGTCCACCTCTTTGTGCTTGATGGTGATGATGCGCTTGTTGTGTTTCACGGCATGCTCAACTTCCCCAGCGCAGTACGGCGAGGTGATGGATTGCGGCGAAATAATGAACAAAAAGTTGTCCGAAGCCTCAATGCCTTTTTGTATTTCATCCTCAAAATCGACCCCCGAAGCTATGTTTTCTTGGTCGAACCAAGTTGTTTTTCCATTGTACTGAAGCCCGCGGTTTATTTTGCGGGAAAAATCCGAATCGCTTCTTGAATAAGAAATAAATACATCGATATTGAGTTTCCCGCTCATGTTTTGGCTTTCGGTAATAAAGCGGCGATGCAGTTCCGTCGGCTTGTCTTTCGTTCGGTTTCCCCCTTCCGATAGCCAAGATTTGGCAAGGTCGAGGTTGTGCCCGTGCAGCAGGAGGCTCATGCTTTTGCCGTGGCGTTCCCATTTGAGCGCTTGGCTCAGAAATATTTTGTGCTGTTGGTAGTAAAAATAATCTTCATCGAGGCGATAGATGAGCTTGTCGATAGCATCTTGGTAGCCATCTTCATCGGCTGCTATTTCACTTCTGCAGTCGATGTATTGGATGCCTCGCAGTACTTCGGGAATGTCTTTGTTGGGCGTTTCTTCTACCAAAAGGGTGATGATGCGCTTGTTGAGCTTGAGGGCATGGGCAAGTTCGAACTGGCAATATTCCGATGCGAGCGAACTGGGTGAGATGAGGAAAACGAAGTTGTCTGCATCTTCTATTCCATGCTCTATCTCCATTTTGAATTCTGTACCAGCTTGGATACTCAGGCGGTTTATCCACAAGGTATAGCTATGTCGCATAAGCGATTTACTGAGCCTATCGGTCAAGGCTTTATTTTCGGTAGAGTGGGAGATGAACACCTCGGTCATGAGGTTGAAAGCATTTTTCTCGCTCTCGGTAATGTACTCGCAGTGCAAGTCGGTTGGTTCGCAGGGAGCTTGCCCCTTGCTGAATTTTTGCTTGAGCCATTCTTCCGCATTTTTCCGGTCGTCGCCTATGAGCAACTTCTCTGTAGAGCGGTGGTGCTTTCTCCATTCCAAAGCCTTTAGAAGCAAATGGGTATGGGATTCTACGAATTCATTTCGCTCCAGCAAGGAGGAAACCCTGCTGAGCGCATTTTCAAAATCGTCTTCTTCTCGGCCGTATATCCAGTTGATTTTCCTTACCGTACTGTCCATTTCTACAATCAGGTTGCCAGGCTCTTGGTAGAGGATAGGTACAATGCGCTTGTTGTATTTTAAGGCATATTCTATTTCCTTTTGGCAATATTCTGATTTAATAGAATCTGGGGAAATGATGAAGATAAAGTTGTGGGAATGGGCAATTCCTTGTTCTATTTCTTTCTCAAAATCAACGGCTTCGGGTATATCTTCTTGGTCGAACCAGATATTGTTCCCATATGCTGTGAGCCTGTCATGTAGCCGTTGGGCAAACGGGAGGTTTATCCTAGAATAAGAGATGAAAGCTTGAAAGGTGCGATTGGATATATCTGGCATTTTTTGATTCTGAGAAACGTGAAATTACCAATAAACTACTACTGGTAGCTAGTCTGAAAACCTTTAGTTGGCTTGTTAGTAAGTAGCTTTTACTACCCATTAAAACTATCGTAGTTTTGGATTTTTTAGTATGGAAGTTTGCTTGTTTTGAGTGGTTCTAAAGCAATATAATGAAAGTGTTTGCTTTGTCAAAACTTTGTGTTTTTCTCTAGGTGGTTTTGGGTACAAAAAAACCGTGTGCAGCTAGCTGCACACGGTGCTGTGTTTGATCTGATTGGAATGCGTTTGTCACCTCAATATTAGCAGAGGAACTTCCATTTTGTTCACCATCTCAGCGGTGAGGCTTTCTTGGAATAGTTTCTGGATCATGCTCCGCTTCTTTCTGGGGAAAAGGGTCACAATATCAACGTTGTTTCCTTTTACGTACTCAGTAAGCCCTTTTTCGGTGCTTTTATGGTAATAATCGAAGAAGTCTGGCTGAAGGTCTTCAAGAAGCTCTTCTACTGATAGGGCAGCTGGGATGTATTTTGTAGGTTTCCCCTTGTACGAGTGAACGTTTACTATTTCCAGCTTGGCATCGAAGCTTTCGGCAAGTTTTGGCAATACCTCAAGTACTTCTTTATCCACCTCGGTTTCTTCGTCTATGGCAATTGCTATCTTACGAACTGGCTTTACTTTCCCTCCATTAGGAATAAGCAAAAGTGGAACTTTGGTATTTTCCAATAAGGTGCGAGCTCGTTTTGTACCCATCAGTTCTTGAAGCCCGCTGAATCGCCTAGAAGCCATCACGAGCAAGTCCATCTTCATTTCTTGGATAATGGTGATCATCACATCGGCAGAGACACCTCGGATAGGTAACTGGTGGTGAGTTACTTCATCCAGCTCGGGAATAGCTTCTACCATATTGTTGTATTCTTTTTTGATGGTATAAAGCCCATTGCGGAAAGCCTGTTTGTTCACTGAGCCATCTGCTTCTACAAAAGATTCTATCATGTTGCTATAAGCATGGAGAAGATAGAGGGAAGCGCCACTGGCTTTGGCTATTGCTGCTCCGTATTTTACAGCTTCTTTTGAACTGTCATTAAAATCTATCGGGATTAATATCTTCTTTATCGTATTCATGGTTTCAAAAATTATGTTTCACTATATTTTTTTAGATATGGCTTATCGCATCCATCAGGCTCATGGGAGTACCTTGGCTTTTTACCGCCAACACATAGGCATATTCATTGCCTTTTACTAGCCCTTTGGTAGTACTTCCCAATACTAAGTGCGCCATGTTGGTTCTACCCCTAGCCCCAACTA
It encodes:
- a CDS encoding TIR domain-containing protein, which gives rise to MPDISNRTFQAFISYSRINLPFAQRLHDRLTAYGNNIWFDQEDIPEAVDFEKEIEQGIAHSHNFIFIISPDSIKSEYCQKEIEYALKYNKRIVPILYQEPGNLIVEMDSTVRKINWIYGREEDDFENALSRVSSLLERNEFVESHTHLLLKALEWRKHHRSTEKLLIGDDRKNAEEWLKQKFSKGQAPCEPTDLHCEYITESEKNAFNLMTEVFISHSTENKALTDRLSKSLMRHSYTLWINRLSIQAGTEFKMEIEHGIEDADNFVFLISPSSLASEYCQFELAHALKLNKRIITLLVEETPNKDIPEVLRGIQYIDCRSEIAADEDGYQDAIDKLIYRLDEDYFYYQQHKIFLSQALKWERHGKSMSLLLHGHNLDLAKSWLSEGGNRTKDKPTELHRRFITESQNMSGKLNIDVFISYSRSDSDFSRKINRGLQYNGKTTWFDQENIASGVDFEDEIQKGIEASDNFLFIISPQSITSPYCAGEVEHAVKHNKRIITIKHKEVDTSEMHPDLARLNWIDFEVTQAEYSERFSELMRTLDTDRDYLRQHTRISRKALDWELKDHDEALLLRGSEFILADSWMKEATDSKKEPQPTELMISFIEECKEHLDDIQKRGKRRLAFLRTIVILMSVFLLASVALTFYLVKLNKKSESLKIEAYEAKDAALRRQLDLEAQKQRFDSLQVIQTQLNAEFKKPTSQRNESLIRQLLNITDSISEVMITTEIKEQEEQTIAIQGNSNAVGEHFNGRALVKRGEKWGYLDEEKTLVIKAIYDAAGKFSEGKARVRVNGKWGYIDTNGNEVIPFVYDLADNFAGDSAKVRQYNTTFYISSNNTCLNNCDELRLNMLIAKAREKYPETGRAFSAGLLLVKQEGKWGYVNRDLTLIIPCKYEVATNFTEHTEEYVPQLLDSPLPTTFTAKVVENGTEKLIDTRGNCLHNCLTNPKNMVSVEGGEGIESLKIGAYEITNAEYANFLNATKTSLSKSEFWINLHPRFQDDQGISYSGGVYKVVSGAESKPVSFVSWYGASAYCKWAGGRLPSEEEWEFYAKGGTSSRNLTYGGTSDKRKIIWSQGAESKLTQVDDPRFQPNELGLFHISGNVAEWCSDSSGDGLKAVMKGGSLRSGINDFRPAARKLIDKEEYEEYFGFRMVKD
- a CDS encoding universal stress protein; the protein is MNTIKKILIPIDFNDSSKEAVKYGAAIAKASGASLYLLHAYSNMIESFVEADGSVNKQAFRNGLYTIKKEYNNMVEAIPELDEVTHHQLPIRGVSADVMITIIQEMKMDLLVMASRRFSGLQELMGTKRARTLLENTKVPLLLIPNGGKVKPVRKIAIAIDEETEVDKEVLEVLPKLAESFDAKLEIVNVHSYKGKPTKYIPAALSVEELLEDLQPDFFDYYHKSTEKGLTEYVKGNNVDIVTLFPRKKRSMIQKLFQESLTAEMVNKMEVPLLILR